The DNA region TTAGAGGCTTTGCTTTCGGATAGCAATTCTCTCCTACTACTCGTTCTATTCGGGCTTCCCCTGTTAGCTCTGTTTAATAGACTCTCTTATaccacgagagagagagagatccattttcttaatattagaatgagattttttttttttttctgggtatAAATTAAAGTATTCAACGATTGCAGTAGGAGATGGAGGTTTGACTTTGGatgtttctattaaaaatatcatatataaGATGCCAGTTAAACTATAAAATTCTTGATAGAATAAGAAGTTAAGATTTTGAAAAGTGATTTCAAgtcttaaaaaatgattttagaaataagtttatattactattttttttgaagtgtgtgattatttttcatttCGATCTCtagattttgagatttttcattttggtgtatcaaatttgattatttttttctctatgttCATAAGTAATTTGGTTATTAAAAAGCTAAACTAATACTTATACTAAAACCAGTGACGAAGACAGGAATTTGATTTTGGgggccaaacaaaaaaatatgatgattatttttttcctctatatatacaatagttaaaataataatgttaccatatttatttctcattaagaatgaatcaataaattttagctttcctatAAAcctagtttttaaaattaacttATAACTCATTAAGCATAATGACTAAGATATAACAAAATTACTAGTCCATTAAAGATTGCTAAAAAAGAGTAGACAAATAAACACTTCATGCatacaaaaatataatcaaatatgAAATAACAAATTACACATTACACATTATActattatacttttattttgtgGTTAATTATAGGTTTATATTGTActattaatataaatattacaCCATAgactaaattaattttgattgggggggggggggaacaaaAAAgatatgatgattttttttttatctctatatatacaatagttaaaataataatgttacCATATTTCCTTCTCATTAAGaattaatcaataaatttaaaCTTTCCTATAAACctagatttttaaattaaattataattcatTAAGCATAATGACTAAGATATAACAAAATTACTAGTCCATTAAAGATTGCTAAAAAAGAGTATACAAATAAACACTTCATGCatacaaaaatataatcaaatatgaaataataaattacaaattacacatTATACTTTTATGTTGTGGGTAATTATAGGTTTATTTTGTACTATTGATATAAATATTACATCGTagactaaattaatttttacaatattgtaCACATTTACTTAGTGTGTATTTGAGACTAGCTTATAATTTAACCTTTTGCTTCTTAATTTTCatgtactattttttaaaaccattttttttttcttactctTTCTCACCTAGTACATTTTTAACCAAAAGCTAAataaaacttcactttttctttttttacttttttttaagtacaagtATATATTAACACACTTTTAGCAAAAATGTTTAGCATaaagttaaataaattgttccAAAATGGACACATTACGCTCCGcttgttttgaagtaaaataattttctattttcaagtgtttgtttgcatgtaaaatatagtcaaagttgtaaaatattttcagtttgaccaaaGTTTGTGCATAAAagcttgtaaaatattttaccaaaaaatcaatagtaaaacattttacaaaaatcTCACACCCAATCCTATCTCCCTCTTCTTCTCAGttattctctccctctctcacacttcttctctccctctctcaaactctctcccCAGCCAAACCAATGAGACCAGCGACAACACCCATCAACGACAGACCACCGGTGGTGCCACTCCTTACCGAATCCGACCTAGTTCTTCAGCTTCAAAAATCACCCTTCATGGCCCAGATTGAAGAGATTAAAATTCATCTAAGATTGTTGAGTTGAGTTTCTGGAGGTCGAATTGTGGTGGAGCTACTTTTGGTGGGCCGGATTACGGTGGATTTAGTGAGTGGATGACTTTTGTGATGATGGATTTTGGGTATGGTTTGTGTTTGTCGATAGTGGTAGAGGCGGAGTGATGGTGCCTTGACGGACGGCCTGGGTTGTTTGATGGGTTTCAGGTATGGGTTTCATTTGTCACGGTGGTGGGTGGACGGTGGTTTCATAGATGACTTGGGTTGTTTGATGGGTTTTGTGTATTCTATGTAGCTTGGTGGGATCTGATGATTGTTGCagtttttttaatgggttgtgACTTTGGATTTGCTGGTGATGCTTCAATAGCTCCAACTAGACAaaattttgctttgatttgCTCTATTGCAGTAATCCAGTGGGTTGTgtgattagaaaatttttacaaaatgattTACTGAACATTTTCAcaaatgctaccaaacactctaaaatgaaaatattttatgaaaaatatatttcacaTCAAAGCAAATGGAGCATTAATGAGAAATAAGAAGCAGAAGAAATTAGAAAGGTCAAACCTAAGAcaattgcttttgtttttgaagacGAGTTGAAGTGTCCATACACGTCGTGACGTGTATGATTTGAAACACTTATAACccaaatttgtaaaaaaatcttGTCTTGGGCCGTGGAATGAAAGAGtaaagcatgaaaaaaaaagaaaaaaaaaaaaagaaaaaagaaaagaagaagagagaacaGCAGACCAGAGTCACCAGACCAACtaagaaattagagagagagagaggagagtaaAAGCCTAAATGCAAATTCTGTAGGAGTCTGGTGCTGTCGTCATTGATAGTGTGACTGTTAAGTTGAGTAATTTATTGAGGATGAAGAATGAGATCTTCCCGTCGAACTCCAAAGTAAGCCATTGAGTTTTTTCAATGAGGTTCGAGCAAAATCTAgattttgtttattctttttttattttttattatagataattgttaaaataagTTTGTGTAGTGcttattattagtgtttgattgTCCAATTAATTAACTTGGTGATAAATTTGTATAGGATTGTAATCCTATTTAATTGAATCtaaaatatattcttaaatatataaaattttattgaacgCGGTAGGGGGGGGCCAGAATTTACACTCtttgaaaaagttaaaatagTATGGATAACACTTATACTGATATATATCTACTggcttttaaaatttaaaaaaaaaaaaaaaaaattggggaggCCATGGCCTCTTTCGACCCCAACGTAGCTCCGCTAAAACTAAACTTTAATCAAATAAGTAGATCTAAaatcactttttaattttatggatAGATCACCAAACACAATGTTTTTAATCAAGTAGATATCATAAACCAATTAcatatcaagaaaaaaagaagaagtagataAACCAATACCCAATATCGATCATTCTTTGAAACCAAAAAGTGGAAACATATGCCAACAAACTCATGTTAcgattaaaaaaatgcaaaaaaaaaaaaaaaaaaagagagagagagagaaaaagaaataacatGAATGTAGATCTTCATGGCAATTccaaattaaaccaaaaaacaagaaaaagaaaaagagacatTCTCAACACTTCTTCTCAAGAGAAAGCCCCCATGCAAGCCAACCCTAGCCCAAGAGTCAAACCCAAACCTACCACATTTCTCCCTCCTGCACTTGTACCAGAGGAAGGTGACGCCGGGGCTGAGGTGTTTGTTGAATTATTCAAGCTGCTTGATGGGGCTTTCGCCTGTGGAGCTGAAGCTGGAGACTTAGCTCCAAACAATTCCTCAGGCAACAATACCTTGTCCACTTGGTAAACCGCCAATGGAGGTTGTTGCCTTAGTGCATTGTTGATTTGTGTCGCATCGATCCCTGTCGATACATTCACTTGGTTGCCTTGGCCTGTAAAGTTGAGCCCCCAATTGCCATTTTGGCCTGAGGCTTGAGTAGGAACTGGGTTGCTAACTGTTAGGAGATCAGTTAGGCTGTAGTATTTAGGTATTATATGGTATTGCAAAAGTAAGACTTTGTTCTGGTTTGTGAGGCCATTTATGGTACCAGATGGGAGGTTGTTGAAGGCATTGTCAGTGGGTGCAAAGACAGACAAGCCTTGAGCAGAGTTGTTGAGCTGGTTCGCGATTTGGATGTCTGTTTGGGTCTCCTGGAGGAGGCGAATGAGGGTACTGTATTGGCCATTTTTTCCAAGGATTGCTGTGAGGTTGAGAGGGCCTGAGGGAGATGGTGCTGGGGCTGAGGTTTGGGCTTGAGTTTGAGGtgagaggaggaggaggagaagttGAATATTGAGGGTAATGAGAATGAGAGATAGAGGTGTCGAAGCCATAATGCTGGTTGAAGAGGTTGTGGACTTGTCATTGAGACTAAAAGCTAGGGGATTTATGGGATTAGATGTATAGGGTGGGGCTTtgttggaatgagctggctgTGGACTTGATTTATGTCCAAAAATACCATAGAAAAACGggaatatatttgattttttaaatgaaaaggaaaagaaaatgagatatATAATTAAACCATTATGTGTTGCCTTGAACATAACCCATTTTGTTTAACTTAGTAGTCATTAGTCCACTAATTTGTAATCGAattcaaatgaatttttattaatatacaaTGCAATTTGGTTGTTGACTTATTTGATGCGGCACAGTGTGAGTGTGTTCCAATTCCTCTTCGTTGTATTGGAAAAATCGGTAGATCTATTTGGGTAGAAACCGACACTAATATCATTAATTAGCTGGGAtggtttatattatatattatgtgAGAAATTAGATTTATTTCACTTTTCTCCTCCTAATGTGGTGTCCAGAGTTTTCGAGTACCAAATTATATTCTCTCACCCTACAATATCAAGTAATTACAAGGATGAGTAATTCCTTGAAAATAaccttaaaatgttttttttgagggggaaccttaaaatgttaattaagAGTTCTGAACTCAGATCTGTCTGGGATTATATCATACCATAGCACATCTTATCTAGGGTTGTATACATATATGGTTGCTTTTTTTTGAACTGACATGCTTTTATGTTATCACCGAAAacgaaaataaataatagaaccGTACAAGTTGACCAATCGACGTTACAATTTTCGATTGATCCTGTCTCCCCACTTGCTGTAATATATGTTGGCTGAATTGGCAAACTGTgggttcttgaatcttgatcatAGTTTACTTGACAAGTCATAGTTGTGTAAAAACCAGAGTCTCAATCTTTATCATTGAGTGAGCTATAGCCTATGGCTTGTGATTAACAGATGCATAAATCAGTTGGGTGTATCATGTGTGAGAAAGCTTGCTGTCCTCGATAATGGCATGTCAAGGTTTTTCTCAACTTTTTTTCCATTGAACCCAAGTCGACTGTAGAATCTGATAAGAATCCAATCCCAATTCGATCGATATTAATGGAACAGAAATTTGGCCAGATTACGCTAGACTTGAACCCCACATACCCATACAAATTCACAGTCACATTACCTAATCTACATATTTTAAGTCGGACAAACATGAGGTATATATCCTCAATTTGGCAGCCTGGCTTAACTTGTCATGTGGAATATTAGCGAGTACCCCCAACAACTATGTTGTTGTCCCTACGCAAATATTGATTCTATTATTCTAAAATGATGCAAAATTCTAGAACCATAACGTGTTAGAAAGATGTTCTTGTAAGTCCCATTGTATTGTGTT from Castanea sativa cultivar Marrone di Chiusa Pesio chromosome 6, ASM4071231v1 includes:
- the LOC142641369 gene encoding fasciclin-like arabinogalactan protein 9, giving the protein MASTPLSLILITLNIQLLLLLLSPQTQAQTSAPAPSPSGPLNLTAILGKNGQYSTLIRLLQETQTDIQIANQLNNSAQGLSVFAPTDNAFNNLPSGTINGLTNQNKVLLLQYHIIPKYYSLTDLLTVSNPVPTQASGQNGNWGLNFTGQGNQVNVSTGIDATQINNALRQQPPLAVYQVDKVLLPEELFGAKSPASAPQAKAPSSSLNNSTNTSAPASPSSGTSAGGRNVVGLGLTLGLGLACMGAFS